The Chlorocebus sabaeus isolate Y175 chromosome 1, mChlSab1.0.hap1, whole genome shotgun sequence genome includes a region encoding these proteins:
- the LOC140708517 gene encoding olfactory receptor 51E2: MSSCNFTHATFVLIGIPGLEKAHFWVGFPLLSMYVVAVFGNCIVVFIVRTERNLHSPMYLFLCMLAAIDLALSTSTMPKILALFWFDSREISFEACLTQMFFIHALSAIESTILLAMAFDRYVAICHPLRHAAVLNNTVTAQIGIVAVVRGSLFFFPLPLLIKRLAFCHSNVLSHSYCVHQDVMKLAYADTLPNVVYGLTAILLVMGVDVMFISLSYFLIIRTVLQLPSKSERAKAFGTCVSHIGVVLAFYVPLIGLSVVHRFGNSLHPIVRVVMGDIYLLLPPVINPIIYGAKTKQIRTRVLAMFKISCDKDFQAVGGK; encoded by the coding sequence ATGAGTTCCTGCAACTTCACACATGCCACCTTTGTGCTTATTGGTATCCCAGGACTAGAGAAAGCCCATTTCTGGGTtggcttccctctcctttccatgTATGTAGTGGCAGTGTTTGGAAACTGCATCGTGGTCTTCATCGTAAGGACGGAACGCAACCTGCACTCTCCGATGTACCTCTTTCTCTGCATGCTGGCAGCCATTGACCTGGCCTTATCCACATCCACCATGCCTAAGATTCTTGCACTTTTCTGGTTTGATTCCCGAGAGATTAGCTTTGAGGCCTGCCTTACCCAGATGTTCTTTATTCATGCCCTCTCGGCCATTGAATCCACCATCCTGCTGGCCATGGCCTTTGACCGTTATGTGGCCATCTGCCACCCACTGCGCCATGCTGCAGTGCTCAACAATACAGTAACAGCCCAGATTGGCATCGTGGCTGTGGTCCGCGGgtccctcttttttttcccactgccTCTGCTGATCAAGCGACTGGCCTTCTGCCACTCCAATGTACTCTCACACTCCTATTGTGTCCACCAGGATGTGATGAAGTTGGCCTATGCAGACACTTTGCCCAATGTGGTATATGGTCTTACTGCCATTCTGCTGGTCATGGGAGTGGATGTAATGTTCATCTCCTTGTCTTATTTTCTGATAATACGAACGGTGCTGCAACTGCCTTCCAAGTCAGAGCGAGCCAAGGCCTTTGGAACCTGTGTGTCACATATTGGTGTGGTACTCGCCTTCTATGTGCCACTTATTGGCCTCTCAGTGGTACACCGCTTTGGAAACAGCCTTCATCCCATTGTGCGTGTTGTCATGGGTGACATCTACCTGCTGCTGCCTCCTGTCATCAATCCCATCATCTATGGTGCCAAAACCAAACAGATCAGAACAAGGGTGCTGGCTATGTTCAAGATCAGCTGTGACAAGGACTTTCAGGCTGTGGGAGGCAAGTGA